Genomic segment of Microbacterium hydrocarbonoxydans:
CCGTCATGGAGCACTGGATCGCCGGCATCCTCGCCACGCTTCGCGAATTCACGCTGCTGCTCGCGCCCAACATCAACTCGTACAAGCGGTTCGCGAAGGGCAGCTTCGCCCCGACGGGCGTGGCCTGGGGCATCGACAACCGCACGTGCGCCCTGCGGGTAGTCGGCCATGGATCGGGGCTGCGGGTCGAGAACCGGGTGCCCGGCGGAGATGTGAACCCGTACCTCGCGATCTCGGCGATCATCGCGGGCGGTCTGCACGGCATCGAGAACGAACTGCCGCTGCCCGAGCGCTTCACCGGCAACGCCTACGAGGATGCGGTCGACCACCTGCCGACCACCCTGCGAGAGGCTGCGGCGCTGTTCAGCGAGTCGACCATCGCGCGAGCCGCGTTCGGTGACGACGTGGTCGAGCACTACCTGAACCAGGCTCGCATCGAGGTGGAAGCCTATGACGCGGCCGTCACCGACTGGGAGCGCATCCGTGGCTTCGAGCGCCTCTGACCCTCGGCCGCTGATCGGCGTCACCACTTATCTCGAGCGCGCGCAGCAGGGGGTGTGGGATGTCAGGGCGGCGTTCCTGCCCGAGCAGTACCTGGCGAGCGTGACCTCCTCAGGAGGAATCGCGCTTCTTCTTCCGCCGCAGCACCCGGATGCCGCGGACGCCGCGATCTCGGGCATGGACGGTCTCGTGCTCTCGGGCGGAGCGGACGTCGCCCCCGAGCTCTACGGAGAGGACCGGCATCCGCTCACCGACCCCGCCAGGGTCGACCGTGATGCGTGGGAGATCGCCCTGTTCCGGGCGGCCGAACGCCGTGGCATCCCGGTGCTCGCGATCTGCCGCGGCCTGCAGCTCGTCAACGTCGCGCGCGGCGGCACCCTGCAGCAGCACCTGCCCGAGTCTCTCGGCACCGAGAAGTACCGCATCGGCGGGGGCGTCTTCGCCGAGAACGACGTCGAGGTGTCGACCGACACGCCACTCGCCGACATCATCGGCGAGACCGAGCTGCGCG
This window contains:
- a CDS encoding gamma-glutamyl-gamma-aminobutyrate hydrolase family protein gives rise to the protein MASSASDPRPLIGVTTYLERAQQGVWDVRAAFLPEQYLASVTSSGGIALLLPPQHPDAADAAISGMDGLVLSGGADVAPELYGEDRHPLTDPARVDRDAWEIALFRAAERRGIPVLAICRGLQLVNVARGGTLQQHLPESLGTEKYRIGGGVFAENDVEVSTDTPLADIIGETELRVHSYHHQGVDRLGEGLVAAAHSDDGLVQAFVDTSSAHIVGVQWHPEENAEDRRLFTDLVSQARAFAARRKEDAR